TGGCGGAGGACACCAGAAAGCCCACGAAGAGCGAGCCCGCGTCACCGAGAAAGATCCGCGCGGGATGCCAATTGTGGAAGAGGAAGCCCGCGCTGGCTCCGGCGAGGGCAGCCATGACCGGGGCGATGCCGGCCAGCCCGACGGAGAGGGCGGCACAGCACAGGAATCCCGCGGTGACAGCGGTCACGGTGGACACCACCCCGTCCATGTTGTCCAGCAGGTTGAACGCGTTGGTGGTGAAGAGGATCCACCCGATCGCGATCACCACGTCGAACCATGAACCGAAGAGAACGGGATGGCCGCACCACAGCACCACCGCAAGGGCTGCCACCGCCTCGACACACAGACGCAGTCGAATGCTGAGCGGACGCAGGTCGTCGCGGAGTCCCAGCAGGGCGATGAGCGAGGCGCTTGCCAGCAGGACGACGACCCTGGAGTCCGTGCCCTTCACGGCGAGTGCCGCAGCACTCGCCGAGCCGACGGTGGCGATCGCCACGGCGATGCCGCCGAGATAGGGAGTGGGATGGACATGGGCTTTGCGTGCGCTCGGCTGGTCGGTGTAGCCGCGCCGCAGGGCCAGGCGTCGCATGGGCTCCGTCAGCAGGGCGGCGATCAGGAGTGCCCCCACACCTGCCCCCGCCGACACCAGCCACGGACTCAGACCGGACATGGACCCACCAGCGCCGTCCGGCTCTTGGGGTCGCCTGGTGGTCCTCCCTTCGCCGAGCTGTCGGCGGCAGTCCCGAGTGCCTGCCTCCTCACGTCGCTCCGGGCGTCTTCGACGGCGTCGTCCAGGACGTCCTCGAGGTTCCGTTGCGGCTTCCAGCCGGTGAAGTTCCTGAGTTTCGTGGTGTCGGGGACCCGGCGTTCCATGTCCTCGAACTCCGGTCCGTAGACCTCGCTGTACGAGAGCCGGTGCACCGGCGAACTGCTCTTGGCGCAGGCGATGATTCGCCGTGCCAGCTCCAGAACGCTGATCTCCTCGTCGCTCCCGATGTTGAAGGTCTCACCCACCGCATCCGGACGGTCGATCAGCGACAAGAGCGCTTGGACCACATCTGCGACATGGAGGAAGCAGCGGCTCTGCTGTCCGGTGCCGTAGACGGTGATCGGTTCTCCCCGCACTGCCTGACGGGCGAACCTCGGGATGACCATGCCGTAGGCGGGACTCTGCCGAGGGCCGACGGTGTTGAAGAACCGCACGATGGTGGACCGCAGTCCGTATTCCCTGCGGTAGAGCTCGGCAAGGATCTCATCGACCGCTTTGGCGGTGCTGTAGGACCATCGCGGGACGGAAGTGCTGCCCAGGACGCGGTCGGACGTCTCGCTCAGCGGCCCGGACGAGTTCTTGCCGTAGATCTCCGACGTGCTGGCAACGATGACTCTTCGGTCATGCCGGTGAGCGGAACTGAGGACCGTCTCAGTGCCCTTGGTGTTGATGGTGAAGGAATTCAGTGGCTGTTCCACGATGAGTTTCACACCGACAGCCGCCGCCAGATGCACCACGACATCACATTCACTGACCAACTTGTCGACGAGCGAGGTGTCCAGTACGGAGCCGTGGACGAACTGGAAGTGACCCTGCTCGCGCGCTCGTGCAAGGTTCGCCGGGCTTCCCGTACTGAGGTCGTCGAGTGCGACGACCGGCTC
This window of the Streptomyces sp. SLBN-118 genome carries:
- a CDS encoding MraY family glycosyltransferase, producing the protein MSGLSPWLVSAGAGVGALLIAALLTEPMRRLALRRGYTDQPSARKAHVHPTPYLGGIAVAIATVGSASAAALAVKGTDSRVVVLLASASLIALLGLRDDLRPLSIRLRLCVEAVAALAVVLWCGHPVLFGSWFDVVIAIGWILFTTNAFNLLDNMDGVVSTVTAVTAGFLCCAALSVGLAGIAPVMAALAGASAGFLFHNWHPARIFLGDAGSLFVGFLVSSATVTLHRDTAALSGYTSLLLITLVVTADTGLVMVARRREGRPLLQGGRDHIAHRLRSLGLTVRQVTVVIGGFAAMSCLTSVLVMFRVFPQSAVLAAVVVVTAVTALAWGLLLRVPVYT
- a CDS encoding NAD(P)-dependent oxidoreductase, encoding MERPKYLVTGGAGFIGSHLVDALLAHGEPVVALDDLSTGSPANLARAREQGHFQFVHGSVLDTSLVDKLVSECDVVVHLAAAVGVKLIVEQPLNSFTINTKGTETVLSSAHRHDRRVIVASTSEIYGKNSSGPLSETSDRVLGSTSVPRWSYSTAKAVDEILAELYRREYGLRSTIVRFFNTVGPRQSPAYGMVIPRFARQAVRGEPITVYGTGQQSRCFLHVADVVQALLSLIDRPDAVGETFNIGSDEEISVLELARRIIACAKSSSPVHRLSYSEVYGPEFEDMERRVPDTTKLRNFTGWKPQRNLEDVLDDAVEDARSDVRRQALGTAADSSAKGGPPGDPKSRTALVGPCPV